Part of the Candidatus Latescibacterota bacterium genome is shown below.
GCCCGCCGTGGATAACGAAGACAGGGATACCTTCCGGATGGCCGCAGACCCGGTAATGTATCCTGTGAAGATCAGATACCTGTAAATACCCTTCCTCGTAAGATTCGATCTCGGGCCAGAGACCGGGTTCACCTTCCGCGGCAACAGAGCCGTACGAATGTACCCCTGAAATAATGATAATAATAAATAGTAGTATGACGTTCTTTTTCATTCCATGGAACTTTCGATCTCCGGATTGTCACCGGGCAATGAATCATTCCCGTCTATCTGGTCATCCATCATCCTTTTCTCGACCGCGTGATACATCGACGCCAGGGAAGTCCCGCACCACATCGTCGCTGGTATCGTCCCCACTACCATAGCCAAAAATCCGGCTACCTGAATCGGGATGAAAAGGAAATATATCATAAAAATACTCAACGTGTAGCCCCGCGTCATGTTCCAGCTTGTCTGCACCGCCTCGATAGCATCGAGCTTTCGGTCGGTGACCAGGTAAGGCACGAAAGCCAGCTTACATGCCACAATGATACCTGGGATAATAAAGAAAATAACTCCGACAGTCACCAGTACCTGCGTTATCAGCGCGGACAGGATGACGTGGAGATAACTGCTGAATGCCGCTCCAAATCCTGAGGCGGAACACCTCGTTCCTCTGGCGGCCTGGAGATAGATGTTTGCCATCCCGTATCTCATGGGCACAAGGACAAGGTACCCGTAAATGAATAGGAAGAACCCAAGCGTCGACCCCTCGTAGTAATAGTATTGGCCGAATACGAAACCCGATATCATCATCGGTGTTGCGGCGGCAAACAGGACGATAAGCGCGAGAAGAAGCTCGAAAAAGTTCTTCCATGTCCGGTTCCAGCCGTTGGAGAATACGGAATCGACGGTAGGCTTCAATCCACCATACTGTTCACCGGTCACTGCGTTATAATTTTCCATCTTACTTTCTCCTTCAACCAATTGTCTGCTGCCATCTAATACACCACTATCTCATGTAACTTCCGGCATTGATATCGACGGTCGAACCCGTCGCGTGGTCAAGTTTTCCCGATGCCATCAGTACGACCAGGGGTGCAACATCTCCTGGAGTCGTCATCTCTCCAAGCGCCAGCTCGGTCCTGATGACCACTTCCTCGTCAATGATACCCTCGGCCATGGGAGTCCTTACGAACCCCGGCGCTATAACAAAAGATTTTACGCCCTTTTTCCCGAACGAGCGGGCGATCGACCGGCTGAGAGACACCATCCCCCCCTTGGATGCGGCATAAGCCAGATAATCTTTCGTCTCCCCCCTGAAGGCCGCTCTCGAAGCGATATTGACTATCCTTCCGCCACCCTTTTCCATAAAATGTCTGATAGCAGCCCTGCATAAGATCCCGGTTGATGTCAGATTGACTGTCAATGTCCTTTCCCACGAATCCAGCCACTCCTCCATCGGGTTTTCCACAGGGCAGGGTTCGAAGATACCGGCATTATTCACCAGCACATCCACACGACCGTATTCCTCCACGACAGTATCGAATAGACTTACAGCCGCTTCGACTATTCCCAGATCTGCATTGAAAGCTTTCGAACCGTTCCCAAGTTTTACAGCCAGTTCGACAGCTTCGTTCTTGTGTATATTGTAATGAACTGCTACAGCAGCTCCGGCAGCAGCCAGTTCTATCGCTATCTGTTTGCCTATCCCACTGCTCGCTCCGGTGACAAGCACTGTCTTTCCTTTTAGATCGATTAACATATCTATCCTGTCCTGAAATGGGTCCGGAGAGTCGTCGTGTCAGACCTTACTCTTCCTTCCCCTTTGAATCTCTCTTGTCGAATATGTCCTTCACCGTGTACAGGGCGTTTATCGCCTTTGGAAATCCCGCGTAGACACTCATCTGGAGAACTACCTCGATGACTTCCTGTCGAGTTGCGCCATTATTGAGAGCTGCATGAATATGAACTCTCAGCTGAGGATCGCACCCTCCCATAGCCGCCATCGCGGCTATCGCCGCAAGCTCCCTTGTCCTGATATCCAGCCCCGGCCTCGAATAGATATCACCGAAGGGATATTCAATCAGATAGCGGCCTATTTCCGGAACGATATCCTCGAGATACTCGACGGCCCTGAGGCCGCCCTTTCCATCTATCTCCCTGAATTTCTTCATTCCCCTGTCATATTTTTCGCTACTCATTCCCACCTTTCCCGGAGTCTCATCTATCATCACTGTTTTTAGAGTATTTGAACTGGAATATCATCCCCGACACAGACAGCGCCAGCCAGCAGATCAAAATCACGAGTCCGGGACCACCTCCTGACATGGAAAGGCCTGCCGGGTCGCGATAAGTGATCATCGGGGTATATCCACTGCCCATGAAGAAAAAGGATCCGGCTACCAGATACCATGCACCAAGAAAAGCTGTGGCTACTGTGATGATCGTCTTCTGAAAAGTAACCGCAAGGATCCCTCCCACCAGAGCAAGGATAACAAAGAGAAGGATATGAAGGGTGTTACCGGCCACGCTGGTAATTATCACTCCGAAGAGCCAGCCTGCCGCGGCGCCAAGGACAAAGATCCCCATGAAATACAGTCCCACAAACAACGACCCGCAGATCAGGCCTCCAGCCACTCCCGCGATCAGGGGTACGATCCCCATCCCACCCATGAAAGAAGCGGTGAGCCCCCCCGCAAGGTAGGCACCGAGTATGAATCCGATCATGCCAAGCACTGCCTTGAACATCCGGTATCCCCAGAAACAGGCGAGCAGACCGAATATTATATAGACAAACGCGAATCCGTTTTCGGTGAAGACACTCATCAGACGCGTCCTTTCCTGACCGTCATCTTCCTGACCGTCATCTTCACATCAGGGTAACTTCATGGACCCCGGAGGTCAATAAGAGTTCACATCATCCGAATCCGGTCGAAACGGGGTCTCCAGCTTTTCAGGTCTATGGAGAACCAGCAGACAGTGAGTTCACCCTCGACATTCTCAAGAGGAAGCAACCCCCAGTACCGGCTGTCATAACTGTTATCCCGATTATCGCCACAGACAAAAAGCTGCCCCTCAGGCACGACGATCCTCTCCATCGTTTTTAGAGTCTGAACCCCTGGAATATGCTGGATACTGTATTTATGCCCGGAATGATCTTCTTCGAATATCAGACTCCCCTCACCCCTGGCTACTAACTTCTGCGAAACAGGCTTTCCATTGATCCGGAGGTGACCTCCGACTACCTCGACGACATCACCGGCGACAGCCATCACCCTCTTGGTATACAATTCGCCCTCATCAAGAGGGAACTTGAAGACCACTATGTCGCCCCGATCAGGTGTGGCCCACTGAACAATCGTCTTTTTTGTCAGGGGAACCTTCAGCCTGTAGGCAAGTTTGTTCGCGTAGAAGAGGTCGCCCTCCAGTATCGTCGGATTCATCGATGGCGTAGGCACGATATAGCTCGCGAACACGGACGACCTGATGCACAGAAACACCATGATGAATACTGAATAAAATATGACGTTCTTCGCGAATTCACGTTTATCTACACGAATCATCGGAATCCTCCCTTAATGCGGGTCGCAATACCTATGCGTCTATCAGTTATTAATACGTCCCGCCCGCAAGGATTGTTTCCGGCTACTGTGTCAGACTATCACTCTGCTAGAAACTGATTCCGAACAGGAATCCGAACGATGAATTGATCACTTCGACCGGCTCGGCTCCTTCAAGACCCTCGTTATCGAAACAGGGGGTAAAATCCCTGCTGTAACGAAATTCTCCGGAAAACCGGTTAAAATCGATTCCCAGAGCGATATCACCGCCGATGTTGACATCTTGCAGGTAATCATCCGTTCCTTCCTCCTGCCAGATCGTATCATCGGCTACTCTCTGCTTGTAATCGATCCTTGGGCCACATGCGATATAGATCGATGCGGCGACTAATGAGATCTTGTATTTCGGGAGGACCGAGATGCTGATGTAATCGATCCGATTATCGAACTCGATCGTCCTGTCATTATCGATGTCCAGGACATCGTTCTTCATACCTCTTTGAACGTATGCCACCTCAGTCAGCAGACTGAACATCGGCAGATCGAGCCATTCTCCGAAGACTCCGATGTGAATTCCTACCCTTGTACCGGGATCGAGATCATAAGGCGCGTCGAAACTCTGGTTCGTGAACTCGACTCCCCCCTTGATCCCGAATTCGACAAAGGGAAATGCCTGAACGGAACCTGCGGCAAAAACCATTATAACCAATAAAATTGTAATGATAGAATGTTTCATCATTCTCCTTTCGAGAATACCCGGACAGACGTCTAGTCTATCCGGAAGGTGTAAGCTGAATGTCTGAAGATATCGTGATACGTGCTGAAATCTTCCGGTTCTGCACCGCACGTGATGAGGTATCCCCGATCTTTCTTGACTAATGTATAGCCCAGAAGCCTGACATAAGTATCTTCAAAATCCACATCGAAGAAATGGTACATGGCTTTTCTTCCATTTATTTTTATCTCACCATATCCGTGTTCACTGTAATAGCTTGCCTCATGAGACTGTTGTTTCCTGATAAAGTTGAAATACTCGTCCAGACCAGGTTTGTCAGGAAGTTCAATTACCTCTACCGTGATGTAGGCAAGCATGAACTCGGGATCTTCAGGATCGAGTTTCGAAGCAGCGACTACAGGTTCGTCCTCACCGTACTGCTCGGTCACTTCCCATCCCTCGGGAAAGATCATTGAAAACCTGTGGATACCGTTCTTATATTTCTGCCCCTCGACTTCTTCCCCACCAGAACAGCCAGCGATGACAAACGAGGCAAAAACAAACAACAACGCGGATGATAACAACGAGTTATTCATGGCACATCCTTATCGTTCCAGGTACATCTTCCTCAGAAACGGCCTGAACCCCGAGGATTCCCAGAAAGCGCGGCCGATATCATTCTCTTCGGCCACATTCATCTCTATCCTGAATATTTTTTCCCGATGAAACCATTCGATGATGCCCGACAGGATAACCGCACCTATGCCTTTCCGCCTGTGCTGCTCCAGAACGGCAATATCCACGATCTCCCCCCTGGGCATCAGCTTAAAAAGGGGAGGGTGATGTGTGATATGAGCAACCGAATATCCAGTGATCCTGCCTTCAAGAATAGCTACGGGAACATAATATTCGCTGTCGTCCAGAATCCGCGACAGAAAATCCGCATAGATTCCGGGACCACAGTCGCACATTCCAAAGGAATCCTGGTCGAAGTTCTCATGATGACTCATAAGTTCTTTCCAGATCTTCAATATGTCCGACACATCAGACTGTACTGCTTTTTTAACGGTAAGGTCCATTTCGGTCACTCCATTTTAGTTGTGCGGACTCAGCTACCGTCTTTCCTGAAAAGACTTATCACCCCGAGGAAGATCACAGCTCCGACGACCGACATCGCTATCCTGCCCAGGTTCCCCCAGATGTGAATACCCATTTTTTCGAACACGTATCCACCGAGTAGGGCGCCTATTATCCCTACTATCAGGTTTCCAAAACAGCCGAAACCGCGCCCCCTGATGATGTGGCCGGCAAGCCACCCCGAGATTATTCCGATTAAAATAAAAGTTATCAGCATTTTCCTGCCTCCCTGTCATGGATCGATTTGCCCGTAAATCATATCTCCCGATGCCATCAGGCCCGGCCTCAAATAAACTTGTATGTCACTCCAAGCGCCATAGTCTGCTTGAACCGACCGCCAAGATCTACTTCTTTGTCGTACAACAGCTGTATATACAGATTGACCATCAGGTATTTCGTTATGTTAGCCGTAAATATATTCTCCCAGTTCAGATCGGGAGCCTTCCAGTAATCCTCGGCCTCCGTGCCGGCGACAGCATCCTTCTCCGAATAGGCCAGAGCCTGGTAGACTGTAAGCTTGCTTGTCAGGGTTATCTTGTCCTCCGAAAAGGTCGTCTTGAATTCGGAGTCGAACTGTATACCTACATCCAGACTGGTAAACGTCTTTTTCGTGTCATCGACTATCTGATCGCGATCGACATACTGTCTGGTCGCTACACCCAGCCTGACGTCCAACTCGCGTTTTTCCTCTTTGATCAGATCTTTAGACGCGCCAAACGCCTCGGTGATCTTCATCGGGTTTATATACCTGTTATTTTCCGGATCGCTGCCATCCCAGAACTGTGTCTCCACACGTCCACTGATGAAAGGATCTACTACCCAGTCCTTTGTGATCTTGAGAACACTTTCAAAATCGATCAGGTCGGTCGATTTCTCAGGGCTCCTCCATACCTTGGTCTCTGTATCCTGGTTGTGCGTCTGTCCGAACAGAAGTTTAAACGTGTTCTTCGTGTGAAAACTCGAAGTCAGCTGTTTTTCCGCGAGGAAATTCGAATTGAACACCCAGATGAGTGCCCCTGTCTCCCCCCCCACCCAGTTATCACTGTAGGCGTTCTCTGTAAAGGTCACGTTCGCGTCCATGGACAGCTTCCAGTCCTCTCCCAACGCGCTACCCGAAGAAAGAATCATAAACACACACAATAGAACGATTATTTTCCTTCTCATCATTTCTCCTTTATACATCTCCACTTATAGGTTCATATCGCCTTGTCATGTCATCTGACATGCCCCATGCTCACAGGGTACAACAGGCTCCTTGATAATTAAAATGATTTTTGCCGGGATAATGTGAGGCAGGCGATGTCCATGCATCAATCCGAAATGCTTTCGCTTACTCAGTGGCTCCCGATATAGACTCGACGAACCGGGCTATCTTCGATTCGTCTATTTTTGATACACTTTCTGTGATATCGGCCACCTTCTTTATTACTTTTTTTTCCAGAAAATTCATCCTGGAGAAATCGAATTCGCCTCCGAACAACCCCTGAGCGGTCGCGTGGTTCCGCAGGACCTCATCGAAGGCGGCGTCGAACTGTACCTGGGCTTTCTCTCCCTCTTCCATACAGCAGAGGTAAAGCCCAAGGTTTTTTCTCACCAGTATCATCCGATTTTTTTCGCAGAACTTTCTTAGTTTTCTCTGCACCTGCCCGGCGTGAATCGAGCCACCGATGATGACTGTGTCGTAGTCCTCCAATCGAACAGGACCGTTCTTTTTCAGATTGACCACCTCGGCCCCTTCACCCAATCTATCCTTTAACATCTTCGCGGCCTTTTCAGCACAGTCATGATGAGTCATATAAATGATCATCACTTTCACTTTCAACATTCCTTTCCTGCTCGATTCAGACGAGCCCATCGAAGGGCGGAGAAAAGATCACCATTCCCCCAACACCTTCCAGAGCATCATCCACAAGGCCAGTCACCATGAACGCTTCGTCCGGCACATCGAAAGGCACTTCAAAACCGGCGTCACGGGCCGGCACGAACCCGAATCTGGGATAGAATTCCGGATGCCCTATGACAATTATGATCCGGTGACCCAGTTCCCTGCATTTTT
Proteins encoded:
- a CDS encoding SDR family oxidoreductase; protein product: MLIDLKGKTVLVTGASSGIGKQIAIELAAAGAAVAVHYNIHKNEAVELAVKLGNGSKAFNADLGIVEAAVSLFDTVVEEYGRVDVLVNNAGIFEPCPVENPMEEWLDSWERTLTVNLTSTGILCRAAIRHFMEKGGGRIVNIASRAAFRGETKDYLAYAASKGGMVSLSRSIARSFGKKGVKSFVIAPGFVRTPMAEGIIDEEVVIRTELALGEMTTPGDVAPLVVLMASGKLDHATGSTVDINAGSYMR
- a CDS encoding carboxymuconolactone decarboxylase family protein, which gives rise to MSSEKYDRGMKKFREIDGKGGLRAVEYLEDIVPEIGRYLIEYPFGDIYSRPGLDIRTRELAAIAAMAAMGGCDPQLRVHIHAALNNGATRQEVIEVVLQMSVYAGFPKAINALYTVKDIFDKRDSKGKEE
- a CDS encoding TMEM198/TM7SF3 family protein — translated: MSVFTENGFAFVYIIFGLLACFWGYRMFKAVLGMIGFILGAYLAGGLTASFMGGMGIVPLIAGVAGGLICGSLFVGLYFMGIFVLGAAAGWLFGVIITSVAGNTLHILLFVILALVGGILAVTFQKTIITVATAFLGAWYLVAGSFFFMGSGYTPMITYRDPAGLSMSGGGPGLVILICWLALSVSGMIFQFKYSKNSDDR
- the lepB gene encoding signal peptidase I, producing the protein MIRVDKREFAKNVIFYSVFIMVFLCIRSSVFASYIVPTPSMNPTILEGDLFYANKLAYRLKVPLTKKTIVQWATPDRGDIVVFKFPLDEGELYTKRVMAVAGDVVEVVGGHLRINGKPVSQKLVARGEGSLIFEEDHSGHKYSIQHIPGVQTLKTMERIVVPEGQLFVCGDNRDNSYDSRYWGLLPLENVEGELTVCWFSIDLKSWRPRFDRIRMM
- a CDS encoding PorT family protein translates to MMKHSIITILLVIMVFAAGSVQAFPFVEFGIKGGVEFTNQSFDAPYDLDPGTRVGIHIGVFGEWLDLPMFSLLTEVAYVQRGMKNDVLDIDNDRTIEFDNRIDYISISVLPKYKISLVAASIYIACGPRIDYKQRVADDTIWQEEGTDDYLQDVNIGGDIALGIDFNRFSGEFRYSRDFTPCFDNEGLEGAEPVEVINSSFGFLFGISF
- a CDS encoding GNAT family N-acetyltransferase: MDLTVKKAVQSDVSDILKIWKELMSHHENFDQDSFGMCDCGPGIYADFLSRILDDSEYYVPVAILEGRITGYSVAHITHHPPLFKLMPRGEIVDIAVLEQHRRKGIGAVILSGIIEWFHREKIFRIEMNVAEENDIGRAFWESSGFRPFLRKMYLER
- a CDS encoding GlsB/YeaQ/YmgE family stress response membrane protein; its protein translation is MLITFILIGIISGWLAGHIIRGRGFGCFGNLIVGIIGALLGGYVFEKMGIHIWGNLGRIAMSVVGAVIFLGVISLFRKDGS
- a CDS encoding DUF3078 domain-containing protein, giving the protein MRRKIIVLLCVFMILSSGSALGEDWKLSMDANVTFTENAYSDNWVGGETGALIWVFNSNFLAEKQLTSSFHTKNTFKLLFGQTHNQDTETKVWRSPEKSTDLIDFESVLKITKDWVVDPFISGRVETQFWDGSDPENNRYINPMKITEAFGASKDLIKEEKRELDVRLGVATRQYVDRDQIVDDTKKTFTSLDVGIQFDSEFKTTFSEDKITLTSKLTVYQALAYSEKDAVAGTEAEDYWKAPDLNWENIFTANITKYLMVNLYIQLLYDKEVDLGGRFKQTMALGVTYKFI
- a CDS encoding flavodoxin domain-containing protein, which translates into the protein MLKVKVMIIYMTHHDCAEKAAKMLKDRLGEGAEVVNLKKNGPVRLEDYDTVIIGGSIHAGQVQRKLRKFCEKNRMILVRKNLGLYLCCMEEGEKAQVQFDAAFDEVLRNHATAQGLFGGEFDFSRMNFLEKKVIKKVADITESVSKIDESKIARFVESISGATE